A region of Arabidopsis thaliana chromosome 5, partial sequence DNA encodes the following proteins:
- the DGK1 gene encoding diacylglycerol kinase1, with amino-acid sequence MDDDGELGMFFPSWTSKNPIDTVESRGLMFSCFVAALVGILTIAYTAFQWRRNINLSWTKAIARSKKNPKARHKVPVAPHSWELDPIARAKNLNCCVCLKSMSPSQAIVASESFFHRCTICGAAAHFNCSSSAPKDCKCVSMVGFEHVVHQWAVRWTEGADQTDDSSFCSYCDESCSSSFLGGSPIWCCLWCQRLVHVDCHSNMSNETGDICDLGPLRRLILCPLYVKELTRNPSGGFLSSITHGANELASTALASIRIQSKKYKQTNETSADTGNSGSNCDESTESTADTGPTVNGAHAVLENSISVMNGDSSNGDSDSNGKLEKKPSVKRTGSFGQKEYHALRSKLKYELADLPSDARPLLVFINKKSGAQRGDSLRQRLHLHLNPVQVFELSSVQGPEVGLFLFRKVPHFRVLVCGGDGTAGWVLDAIEKQNFISPPAVAILPAGTGNDLSRVLNWGGGLGSVERQGGLSTVLQNIEHAAVTVLDRWKVSILNQQGKQLQPPKYMNNYIGVGCDAKVALEIHNLREENPERFYSQFMNKVLYAREGARSIMDRTFEDFPWQVRVEVDGVDIEVPEDAEGILVANIGSYMGGVDLWQNEDETYENFDPQSMHDKIVEVVSISGTWHLGKLQVGLSRARRLAQGSAVKIQLCAPLPVQIDGEPWNQQPCTLTISHHGQAFMLKRAAEEPLGHAAAIITDVLENAETNQVINASQKRTLLQEMALRLT; translated from the exons ATGGACGACGATGGAGAATTGGGGATGTTCTTTCCTAGCTGGACCAGCAAGAATCCTATTGACACGGTTGAATCTCGTGGTTTAAtgttctcttgttttgttgctGCCCTTGTTGGTATATTGACCATCGCCTACACTGCTTTTCAATGGCgaagaaatattaatttaagtTGGACGAAAGCCATAGCCAggtcaaagaaaaatccaaaggCACGACATAAGGTTCCTGTTGCCCCACATAGCTGGGAACTCGACCCTATAGCTCGTGCGAAAAACTTGAACTGTTGTGTTTGCTTGAAGTCCATGTCGCCATCTCAGGCAATTGTAGCTTCAGAAAGTTTTTTCCACAGGTGCACAATCTGTGGAGCAGCAGCACATTTTAACTGTTCTTCAAGTGCGCCAAAAGATTGCAAATGTGTCTCCATGGTTGGATTTGAGCATGTGGTGCACCAGTGGGCAGTGCGGTGGACAGAAGGGGCTGATCAGACTGATGACTCCTCGTTTTGTAGCTACTGTGACGAGTCATGTAGTAGCTCCTTTCTTGGGGGTTCTCCTATATGGTGCTGCTTGTGGTGTCAACGTCTTGTGCACGTTGACTGTCACAGTAACATGTCAAATGAAACTGGTGACATTTGTGATTTAGGCCCGCTTAGAAGGTTAATATTGTGCCCACTCTACGTTAAGGAATTGACGCGGAATCCCTCTGGAGGATTTCTGAGCTCAATCACTCATGGTGCTAACGAACTTGCATCTACCGCCCTTGCCAGTATCAGGattcaaagcaaaaaataCAAGCAAACTAATGAAACTTCAGCTGACACTGGTAATAGTGGTAGCAATTGCGATGAATCCACAGAAAGCACAGCTGATACAGGTCCAACTGTTAATGGCGCTCATGCCGTACTGGAAAATTCTATCAGCGTTATGAATGGGGATTCTTCTAACGGGGACAGTGACAGCAATGGCAAGCTGGAAAAGAAGCCGAGTGTTAAAAGAACCGGGTCTTTTGGTCAGAAGGAATATCATGCACTAAGGTCGAAACTTAAGTATGAACTAGCTGATTTGCCTTCAGATGCAAGACCGTTGTTGgtttttattaacaaaaagagTGGTGCTCAACGAGGTGATTCCCTTCGTCAacgtcttcatcttcatctaaATCCTGTGCAG GTATTTGAATTGAGTTCAGTGCAGGGACCAGAAGTGGGACTTTTTCTCTTCAGGAAGGTTCCTCACTTTAGAGTTCTTGTTTGTGGTGGAGATGGCACCGCTGGTTGGGTATTAGATGCCATAGAGAAACAGAATTTTATTTCTCCTCCTGCAGTTGCTATACTGCCTGCTGGAACCGGGAATGATCTATCCCGAGTATTAAATTGGGGTGGTGGTTTGGGTTCTGTTGAGAGACAAGGAGGCTTGTCGACAGTATTACAGAACATAGAGCATGCTGCAGTCACTGTCCTTGATCGTTGGAAAGTATCGATTCTGAATCAACAAGGAAAGCAACTCCAGCCGCcaaaatatatgaacaatTATATAG GGGTTGGGTGTGATGCTAAGGTTGCCCTTGAGATTCACAATCTACGGGAGGAGAATCCAGAGAGATTTTATAGCCAG TTTATGAACAAAGTCCTCTATGCCAGAGAAGGTGCAAGGAGTATAATGGACAGAACATTCGAAGATTTCCCTTGGCAAGTTCGAGTTGAGGTGGATGGTGTTGACATCGAGGTTCCTGAG GATGCGGAAGGAATACTGGTTGCAAACATTGGAAGTTACATGGGAGGGGTGGATTTATGGCAGAATGAAGATGAAACATATGAAAACTTTGATCCGCAATCGATGCACGACAAGATAGTTGAAGTTGTGAGTATATCTGGGACATGGCACCTTGGGAAACTTCAG GTCGGGTTGTCTCGTGCGAGAAGGCTAGCTCAAGGGTCAGCAGTCAAGATACAACTTTGTGCGCCTTTACCAGTGCAAATTGATGGAGAGCCTTGGAATCAGCAACCATGTACCTTAACCATATCGCACCATGGCCAG GCTTTCATGCTAAAGAGAGCCGCGGAAGAGCCACTGGGTCACGCAGCAGCTATAATCACAGATGTTCTAGAGAATGCAGAAACCAATCAAGTGATAAACGCTTCTCAGAAACGAACGCTGCTTCAAGAAATGGCTCTACGGCTAACTTAA
- the DGK1 gene encoding diacylglycerol kinase1 — MDDDGELGMFFPSWTSKNPIDTVESRGLMFSCFVAALVGILTIAYTAFQWRRNINLSWTKAIARSKKNPKARHKVPVAPHSWELDPIARAKNLNCCVCLKSMSPSQAIVASESFFHRCTICGAAAHFNCSSSAPKDCKCVSMVGFEHVVHQWAVRWTEGADQTDDSSFCSYCDESCSSSFLGGSPIWCCLWCQRLVHVDCHSNMSNETGDICDLGPLRRLILCPLYVKELTRNPSGGFLSSITHGANELASTALASIRIQSKKYKQTNETSADTGNSGSNCDESTESTADTGPTVNGAHAVLENSISVMNGDSSNGDSDSNGKLEKKPSVKRTGSFGQKEYHALRSKLKYELADLPSDARPLLVFINKKSGAQRGDSLRQRLHLHLNPVQVFELSSVQGPEVGLFLFRKVPHFRVLVCGGDGTAGWVLDAIEKQNFISPPAVAILPAGTGNDLSRVLNWGGGLGSVERQGGLSTVLQNIEHAAVTVLDRWKVSILNQQGKQLQPPKYMNNYIGVGCDAKVALEIHNLREENPERFYSQFMNKVLYAREGARSIMDRTFEDFPWQVRVEVDGVDIEVPEDAEGILVANIGSYMGGVDLWQNEDETYENFDPQSMHDKIVEVVSISGTWHLGKLQVGLSRARRLAQGSAVKIQLCAPLPVQIDGEPWNQQPCTLTISHHGQVLLSISLT, encoded by the exons ATGGACGACGATGGAGAATTGGGGATGTTCTTTCCTAGCTGGACCAGCAAGAATCCTATTGACACGGTTGAATCTCGTGGTTTAAtgttctcttgttttgttgctGCCCTTGTTGGTATATTGACCATCGCCTACACTGCTTTTCAATGGCgaagaaatattaatttaagtTGGACGAAAGCCATAGCCAggtcaaagaaaaatccaaaggCACGACATAAGGTTCCTGTTGCCCCACATAGCTGGGAACTCGACCCTATAGCTCGTGCGAAAAACTTGAACTGTTGTGTTTGCTTGAAGTCCATGTCGCCATCTCAGGCAATTGTAGCTTCAGAAAGTTTTTTCCACAGGTGCACAATCTGTGGAGCAGCAGCACATTTTAACTGTTCTTCAAGTGCGCCAAAAGATTGCAAATGTGTCTCCATGGTTGGATTTGAGCATGTGGTGCACCAGTGGGCAGTGCGGTGGACAGAAGGGGCTGATCAGACTGATGACTCCTCGTTTTGTAGCTACTGTGACGAGTCATGTAGTAGCTCCTTTCTTGGGGGTTCTCCTATATGGTGCTGCTTGTGGTGTCAACGTCTTGTGCACGTTGACTGTCACAGTAACATGTCAAATGAAACTGGTGACATTTGTGATTTAGGCCCGCTTAGAAGGTTAATATTGTGCCCACTCTACGTTAAGGAATTGACGCGGAATCCCTCTGGAGGATTTCTGAGCTCAATCACTCATGGTGCTAACGAACTTGCATCTACCGCCCTTGCCAGTATCAGGattcaaagcaaaaaataCAAGCAAACTAATGAAACTTCAGCTGACACTGGTAATAGTGGTAGCAATTGCGATGAATCCACAGAAAGCACAGCTGATACAGGTCCAACTGTTAATGGCGCTCATGCCGTACTGGAAAATTCTATCAGCGTTATGAATGGGGATTCTTCTAACGGGGACAGTGACAGCAATGGCAAGCTGGAAAAGAAGCCGAGTGTTAAAAGAACCGGGTCTTTTGGTCAGAAGGAATATCATGCACTAAGGTCGAAACTTAAGTATGAACTAGCTGATTTGCCTTCAGATGCAAGACCGTTGTTGgtttttattaacaaaaagagTGGTGCTCAACGAGGTGATTCCCTTCGTCAacgtcttcatcttcatctaaATCCTGTGCAG GTATTTGAATTGAGTTCAGTGCAGGGACCAGAAGTGGGACTTTTTCTCTTCAGGAAGGTTCCTCACTTTAGAGTTCTTGTTTGTGGTGGAGATGGCACCGCTGGTTGGGTATTAGATGCCATAGAGAAACAGAATTTTATTTCTCCTCCTGCAGTTGCTATACTGCCTGCTGGAACCGGGAATGATCTATCCCGAGTATTAAATTGGGGTGGTGGTTTGGGTTCTGTTGAGAGACAAGGAGGCTTGTCGACAGTATTACAGAACATAGAGCATGCTGCAGTCACTGTCCTTGATCGTTGGAAAGTATCGATTCTGAATCAACAAGGAAAGCAACTCCAGCCGCcaaaatatatgaacaatTATATAG GGGTTGGGTGTGATGCTAAGGTTGCCCTTGAGATTCACAATCTACGGGAGGAGAATCCAGAGAGATTTTATAGCCAG TTTATGAACAAAGTCCTCTATGCCAGAGAAGGTGCAAGGAGTATAATGGACAGAACATTCGAAGATTTCCCTTGGCAAGTTCGAGTTGAGGTGGATGGTGTTGACATCGAGGTTCCTGAG GATGCGGAAGGAATACTGGTTGCAAACATTGGAAGTTACATGGGAGGGGTGGATTTATGGCAGAATGAAGATGAAACATATGAAAACTTTGATCCGCAATCGATGCACGACAAGATAGTTGAAGTTGTGAGTATATCTGGGACATGGCACCTTGGGAAACTTCAG GTCGGGTTGTCTCGTGCGAGAAGGCTAGCTCAAGGGTCAGCAGTCAAGATACAACTTTGTGCGCCTTTACCAGTGCAAATTGATGGAGAGCCTTGGAATCAGCAACCATGTACCTTAACCATATCGCACCATGGCCAGGTTCTTCTCTCCATTTCCCTAACTTAG
- the MCT2 gene encoding MEI2 C-terminal RRM only like 2 (MEI2 C-terminal RRM only like 2 (MCT2); FUNCTIONS IN: nucleic acid binding; INVOLVED IN: biological_process unknown; LOCATED IN: cellular_component unknown; CONTAINS InterPro DOMAIN/s: RNA recognition motif, RNP-1 (InterPro:IPR000504), RNA recognition motif 2 (InterPro:IPR007201); BEST Arabidopsis thaliana protein match is: terminal EAR1-like 2 (TAIR:AT1G67770.1).) yields MASSDDPAPENNHVSVLARQARNPPTHFFFPHNPSPRTYYFSAPPQIYFISDIYLPPPPSIWVYYPLWYINPNPNVYESTQELPQRYSPNPSQEMTLPPTSSRRVFGRRSYELCEKVTWRTSIKPEVESNGDHITTVMLRNIPNRYTREMMIQFMDKHCEEANKSGKNEEFTISAYDFIYLPIDFRTTMNKGYAFVNFTNAKAVSKFKAACNNKPWCHFYSKKELEITYARIQANELVKRFQHMTYPEEAYSAVCFSPARSGGKDTVQTTMVGKCNEPDGKEKTQTPNQIQVKF; encoded by the exons ATGGCTTCTTCCGATGATCCAGCTCCGGAGAACAACCACGTCTCCGTCTTAGCTAGACAAGCTCGAAACCCACCGacacattttttctttcctcacAATCCTTCTCCTCGTACTTACTACTTCTCGGCGCCACCACAGATTTATTTCATCTCCGACATATATctccctcctcctccatcaATATGGGTGTATTATCCTCTTTGGTATattaaccctaaccctaatgTATATGAGTCTACACAAGAACTTCCTCAACGTTACTCTCCAAACCCTAGCCAAGAGATGACTCTTCCACCGACTAGTAGTAGAAGAGTTTTTGGCCGGAGAAGTTACGAACTATGTGAGAAGGTGACATGGAGGACAAGTATCAAGCCGGAAGTTGAATCCAACGGTGATCACATCACAACCGTCATGCTTCGCAATATACCGAACCGATACAC gagagagatgatgattcAGTTCATGGATAAGCATTGCGAAGAAGCCAATAAAAGTGGGAAAAATGAAGAGTTTACAATCTCTgcttatgattttatttaccTTCCGATAGACTTTAG GACTACAATGAACAAAGGGTATGCTTTCGTGAACTTCACAAATGCAAAAGCAGTGTCCAAGTTTAAGGCTGCTTGCAACAACAAGCCGTGGTGCCATTTCTACtcaaaaaaagaacttgagaTTACTTATGCTAGAATTCAGGCTA ATGAGCTGGTGAAACGTTTCCAGCATATGACATATCCGGAGGAGGCCTACAGTGCGGTATGTTTCAGCCCAGCTCGTAGCGGAGGGAAAGATACAGTTCAAACCACAATGGTCGGTAAATGCAATGAACCA gatggaaaagaaaagactcaGACACCGAACCAAATCCAAGTAAAATTCTGA
- the MCT2 gene encoding MEI2 C-terminal RRM only like 2 (MEI2 C-terminal RRM only like 2 (MCT2); FUNCTIONS IN: nucleic acid binding; INVOLVED IN: biological_process unknown; LOCATED IN: cellular_component unknown; CONTAINS InterPro DOMAIN/s: RNA recognition motif, RNP-1 (InterPro:IPR000504), RNA recognition motif 2 (InterPro:IPR007201); BEST Arabidopsis thaliana protein match is: terminal EAR1-like 2 (TAIR:AT1G67770.1); Has 606 Blast hits to 490 proteins in 89 species: Archae - 0; Bacteria - 0; Metazoa - 0; Fungi - 60; Plants - 378; Viruses - 0; Other Eukaryotes - 168 (source: NCBI BLink).) — protein MASSDDPAPENNHVSVLARQARNPPTHFFFPHNPSPRTYYFSAPPQIYFISDIYLPPPPSIWVYYPLWYINPNPNVYESTQELPQRYSPNPSQEMTLPPTSSRRVFGRRSYELCEKVTWRTSIKPEVESNGDHITTVMLRNIPNRYTREMMIQFMDKHCEEANKSGKNEEFTISAYDFIYLPIDFRTTMNKGYAFVNFTNAKAVSKFKAACNNKPWCHFYSKKELEITYARIQASSTPLHIYIHIFDLCILSYSILL, from the exons ATGGCTTCTTCCGATGATCCAGCTCCGGAGAACAACCACGTCTCCGTCTTAGCTAGACAAGCTCGAAACCCACCGacacattttttctttcctcacAATCCTTCTCCTCGTACTTACTACTTCTCGGCGCCACCACAGATTTATTTCATCTCCGACATATATctccctcctcctccatcaATATGGGTGTATTATCCTCTTTGGTATattaaccctaaccctaatgTATATGAGTCTACACAAGAACTTCCTCAACGTTACTCTCCAAACCCTAGCCAAGAGATGACTCTTCCACCGACTAGTAGTAGAAGAGTTTTTGGCCGGAGAAGTTACGAACTATGTGAGAAGGTGACATGGAGGACAAGTATCAAGCCGGAAGTTGAATCCAACGGTGATCACATCACAACCGTCATGCTTCGCAATATACCGAACCGATACAC gagagagatgatgattcAGTTCATGGATAAGCATTGCGAAGAAGCCAATAAAAGTGGGAAAAATGAAGAGTTTACAATCTCTgcttatgattttatttaccTTCCGATAGACTTTAG GACTACAATGAACAAAGGGTATGCTTTCGTGAACTTCACAAATGCAAAAGCAGTGTCCAAGTTTAAGGCTGCTTGCAACAACAAGCCGTGGTGCCATTTCTACtcaaaaaaagaacttgagaTTACTTATGCTAGAATTCAGGCTAGTTCCACtcctttacatatatatatacacatctTTGATCTGTGTATCTTATCTTATTCAATCTTATTGTAA
- the MCT2 gene encoding MEI2 C-terminal RRM only like 2 (MEI2 C-terminal RRM only like 2 (MCT2); FUNCTIONS IN: nucleic acid binding; INVOLVED IN: biological_process unknown; LOCATED IN: cellular_component unknown; CONTAINS InterPro DOMAIN/s: RNA recognition motif, RNP-1 (InterPro:IPR000504), RNA recognition motif 2 (InterPro:IPR007201); BEST Arabidopsis thaliana protein match is: terminal EAR1-like 2 (TAIR:AT1G67770.1); Has 545 Blast hits to 437 proteins in 88 species: Archae - 0; Bacteria - 0; Metazoa - 0; Fungi - 60; Plants - 381; Viruses - 0; Other Eukaryotes - 104 (source: NCBI BLink).) encodes MASSDDPAPENNHVSVLARQARNPPTHFFFPHNPSPRTYYFSAPPQIYFISDIYLPPPPSIWVYYPLWYINPNPNVYESTQELPQRYSPNPSQEMTLPPTSSRRVFGRRSYELCEKVTWRTSIKPEVESNGDHITTVMLRNIPNRYTREMMIQFMDKHCEEANKSGKNEEFTISAYDFIYLPIDFRTTMNKGYAFVNFTNAKAVSKFKAACNNKPWCHFYSKKELEITYARIQANELVKRFQHMTYPEEAYSAVCFSPARSGGKDTVQTTMVGKCNEPVCSV; translated from the exons ATGGCTTCTTCCGATGATCCAGCTCCGGAGAACAACCACGTCTCCGTCTTAGCTAGACAAGCTCGAAACCCACCGacacattttttctttcctcacAATCCTTCTCCTCGTACTTACTACTTCTCGGCGCCACCACAGATTTATTTCATCTCCGACATATATctccctcctcctccatcaATATGGGTGTATTATCCTCTTTGGTATattaaccctaaccctaatgTATATGAGTCTACACAAGAACTTCCTCAACGTTACTCTCCAAACCCTAGCCAAGAGATGACTCTTCCACCGACTAGTAGTAGAAGAGTTTTTGGCCGGAGAAGTTACGAACTATGTGAGAAGGTGACATGGAGGACAAGTATCAAGCCGGAAGTTGAATCCAACGGTGATCACATCACAACCGTCATGCTTCGCAATATACCGAACCGATACAC gagagagatgatgattcAGTTCATGGATAAGCATTGCGAAGAAGCCAATAAAAGTGGGAAAAATGAAGAGTTTACAATCTCTgcttatgattttatttaccTTCCGATAGACTTTAG GACTACAATGAACAAAGGGTATGCTTTCGTGAACTTCACAAATGCAAAAGCAGTGTCCAAGTTTAAGGCTGCTTGCAACAACAAGCCGTGGTGCCATTTCTACtcaaaaaaagaacttgagaTTACTTATGCTAGAATTCAGGCTA ATGAGCTGGTGAAACGTTTCCAGCATATGACATATCCGGAGGAGGCCTACAGTGCGGTATGTTTCAGCCCAGCTCGTAGCGGAGGGAAAGATACAGTTCAAACCACAATGGTCGGTAAATGCAATGAACCAGTGTGCTCGGTTTAG